The window CAACTATGGAGGAGAAACGGTCAAATCACACGGTGTACAACGCCAACTATCACTTCGTGTGGTGTCCGAAGTACCGCCACGCGATACTGGAGCCAATCGAGGATTCGTTGGATGAGTGTTTTCAGAAGGTATGCGATGAGTACGGCTATGACCTACAATCGTTGCACATATCTCCTGACCACGTACACGTGTTCCTGTCCGCGCATCCGAAACACGCGCCGAGCGAGATTGTACGGACAATTAAGAGCATCACAGCGCGAGAGATGTGGGAGCAACACGAACCGTTTCTG of the Natronosalvus vescus genome contains:
- the tnpA gene encoding IS200/IS605 family transposase → MEEKRSNHTVYNANYHFVWCPKYRHAILEPIEDSLDECFQKVCDEYGYDLQSLHISPDHVHVFLSAHPKHAPSEIVRTIKSITAREMWEQHEPFLEQYLWGGGFWEQSYYVGTAGIVSSETIEQYIERTEHV